Proteins from one Sulfurospirillum tamanense genomic window:
- a CDS encoding chemotaxis protein CheX encodes MYTIQNEIMTVSYAGTMQEQKVTMLVNTIISARESIKNRHVKGVVLSLKSAMYDAKSLKFLITRLESIPKLLEVPVALTDYSARTYEALKVMTSGTPVKLCKTVQAARLFFAPKTLKKDLNILVFDEDESNMDKICMMLVRQGYSVHRATDESDFKRRMENGYDIAITQCHLNSAATKPVTSALPLSKVLVANLPVFMDTAVETLVSYTGMEAKKTSHQIKPFTTKIEGDVVTAVMHFKGDIQGHFVLLFPRPLAVYALEAMLGEEVLVTDNEAIMDGVGELCNIITGSAKSKLSKINVRVIFDLPKTYTTVSALTAAIGQENGIWIDMQLDGNPFYMFITK; translated from the coding sequence ATGTATACGATTCAAAATGAGATTATGACGGTTTCTTATGCTGGTACCATGCAAGAGCAAAAAGTGACCATGTTGGTCAATACAATCATCAGTGCCAGAGAAAGCATTAAAAATCGCCATGTTAAAGGGGTGGTTCTGAGCTTAAAAAGCGCTATGTACGATGCCAAGTCCTTGAAATTTTTAATCACGCGCCTTGAGAGTATTCCCAAGCTTCTTGAAGTCCCTGTTGCTTTGACGGATTATTCGGCGAGAACTTACGAAGCCCTTAAGGTGATGACCAGCGGTACGCCCGTAAAGCTTTGCAAAACAGTTCAGGCGGCACGTTTGTTTTTTGCCCCTAAGACCTTAAAAAAAGACCTCAATATTCTTGTGTTTGATGAAGATGAATCCAACATGGATAAAATCTGCATGATGCTTGTGCGCCAAGGTTACAGTGTGCATCGTGCGACAGATGAGTCTGATTTTAAGCGTCGCATGGAAAATGGCTACGATATTGCCATTACACAATGCCACCTAAATTCAGCAGCAACCAAGCCTGTGACAAGTGCACTTCCTCTTTCAAAAGTGCTGGTAGCGAATCTCCCTGTTTTTATGGATACGGCCGTAGAGACATTAGTTTCTTATACGGGCATGGAAGCCAAAAAGACCTCACACCAAATTAAGCCTTTTACCACAAAAATAGAAGGTGATGTTGTCACGGCAGTGATGCACTTCAAAGGAGATATTCAAGGCCATTTTGTACTACTTTTCCCTCGCCCACTAGCGGTGTATGCATTGGAGGCGATGCTGGGCGAGGAAGTTTTGGTGACGGACAATGAGGCCATTATGGACGGTGTGGGCGAGCTGTGCAATATCATTACAGGAAGTGCCAAATCCAAACTTTCCAAAATTAACGTTCGTGTTATTTTTGATCTCCCTAAAACCTACACTACTGTAAGCGCCCTAACTGCAGCCATTGGGCAAGAAAATGGAATTTGGATTGATATGCAACTTGATGGCAATCCTTTTTACATGTTTATCACAAAATAA
- a CDS encoding HepT-like ribonuclease domain-containing protein, giving the protein MTKSNTLQKIKDFRNIIAHDYFGIDSEEIWGIINEKLLPLKKEILKILDLHK; this is encoded by the coding sequence ATCACAAAATCAAATACCTTGCAAAAGATAAAAGACTTTAGAAATATTATTGCTCATGATTATTTTGGTATAGATTCCGAAGAGATTTGGGGTATCATCAATGAAAAATTATTACCACTTAAAAAAGAGATTTTGAAAATTTTAGATTTACATAAATAA